Part of the Lolium rigidum isolate FL_2022 chromosome 6, APGP_CSIRO_Lrig_0.1, whole genome shotgun sequence genome, actcatttatcaCCCGATTAACTCATTTATTGTCCGATTAATCGAccgatttgcctattaatcgctaatcaccagccgaccgagttgacaccgataagcgatttcctcaacattggAGAAATCCCAGCGACGAACTAACAAAACATTTTAGACTCAATGAATTGATGCTCTCTGGTGCACAAGAGGTCAAACCAAATCATTGGTCACTCGCCTAACTAATCAGAAATCAACAAACCTCCCTTCTTTATGCAAGTGACACATTTTGCAGCGGTATTGTAGAAGAAACGCAGAATCATAAACACAGTAAGTATAAGATATGAATAAATATCAACGAAACATGAGAGGATGTGATCAACTACTTGCAGACAACTTGCTTTCTACTTGGCCACAAATAAAATCTAATGCAAAAGGACAACTTGCTTTCTATTTGGTACTTTGACATAGAACCTAGCTGAGCATGCCCACTAGCACTGGACTAGAGATACCACCGTTGCAGCCAACAAATAATAAAAAGATGCACATTTTACATAAACAACATTGCATCTAGTAAAACTGGGAAAATGCGAACCACACCGCATGAATGCGGAGCACAGAATCATCACAGCCATGGTACAGCAGACCACGTAGTAGAAGAGGACGAAGGGGCCACGAGGAGCTCACCGGATGGTGTGTAGCCGAGGCCGAATGTCGTGCGGGAGGCCACGGCTAGACCATCGGCAGCAGGGTCGCTGGAGCGATCGAGAACACCCAAGCCACACAGGACCGAACTGCCATGTCATTTGCTTGATCACGACTGTCCTGGGTCACCTCCACCAAATTAAGGTGGATCTCCATCTGCGAATATATATATGCAAAACCACCAGATTTTGAGCATTCAGTTGACATTTTGACCAAGATGTAATCTATCAGGTgctttgcaaaacaaaacaaaaaaatgcatAGGAAATAATAACTAGCAGATCACACAGATAATAAGACCTAGAAAAGGCAAGAACGGTACAAacagatttttatttttttaatcatAATATGTTGGACCACCTCGCTATGAATACATGAGGATGTGATCAACTAATTGCAGACAAACCATGGAGAAGCCATGTGTTTGGTGGGTGATGTACTAGTATTTGAAAGTAATATGGTGAATCGATGAAACCCTAAACACCCAGATTTGATCATGGTATGACGAAATTACTCCAAGGAATGCAGGAAGGAAAACAACCTTCAGAAGGGTCGGGCTGGAGATGGGGCTGGAGGAGCTCCTCGCGGAGCATGACCAGGTCATCCCCCTGGTCGAGATTTCTGTCTGTCCCCCAGAAAAAGAAACGACCCCCGCAGCTGCTGCCTTGGAACTTGGAAGGAGGGCATCCGAGATGTGGAAGAAGGTGGAGGATGGACGGCCAGAGATGCAGGCACCCGCGGCGCCCGGACGAGCTCGCCGTCGCCCCGAGGACGCGTGCGTCCGTGAGGGCCGCGGCCTGCTGGCCGGCGAAGTCTTGTTTCGCGTGGTGCAGGCGGTCGCCGAGATGCCTGACATGGACTGCAAAGCTTGCGCGTGCTGCAGGCGGTTGCCGAGACGGCGGCCCGTGAACGCGGCACCATGGACTGCAAATGCGGTAGCTTGACCTCCGGAAATGGTTTGAGCCTGAGGTGGTGTTGTTGGAtggagatcaggtgacatgcaaacGGCATGTCACCGTGTACCCAGCGGCCTCCAATCCAGCGTCCAACCAGCATCCAACGGAGGGACACGCAGCACGGTACTTCAACGCAAAAAAGGCAACCAACTCGTGGAGGACCAAATCGTGGAGGGCGCGGTCAGCTCCTCTTCTCGCGCGGGAAGGCGGGGAAGAGTGAGGGATTGGCGCGACGATtcgccggcgcctcctcttctcgcgcgcttcgccggcggccccCGCTCTCTGCCGCGCCAACCCGTCGAGCGCCGCCGCTAAGGAGCGCCGCCCGGCAAccagcgtcgtccgccgccgcagGAACTAGGGACGAGCGCCGGCCGCCGCGGGAACCAAGGGACGAGCGCCTGACGACCCAAGGACGAGCGCCGGCCGCCGCGGTAGCCAAGGGAGGAGCGCCGGCCGCCGCGGTAGCGCGCCTGACGGAAGAGCGCCCGACGCTTCACGGGTAAATTCTGTTTCCAACTTGTTTTTCTCTGCAGTTGATTAGATTGATTAGATGCAGGCAAATTTAGAGTAAATTAGAGGATTGTAACTACTCTGGTTGGCCTGTTTTAGATGAGATGCTTAACCACTCCCTGGCATATTAGTATTCTGCTATCACCGACACAGTAGAAGACTAGTTTTTGTTTCAGTTTCCTGCGTTTATAAGAACTAGCTGTTCAAGCTCTGAAGCATCCCTGCCATAGCACAATCCAAGTGAAGGCGTTTACCCAGTTTTGATCGGCTATATCTACATTTTATCTAGAACTTCAGAAATTATATGTAGTGTTGCTTTTACCTTGTTCCACTAATTTGTATACACTGTTTTTTAATTTGGCAGAATTGAGTGTTGTGCGATGGGATCGATTGGCAACAGGATACCCGAAGTTGGTATGCGGTTCAGAAATTCGGATGAGGCTTGGGATTTCTGGGTGCAATATGGTGGTCACATAGGCTTTGATGTGAGGAAAAGAAATACCATCAAAAGCAGAACTGATGGAACAATCACTTCATGTAGGTTTGTTTGTTCCAATGAAGGTATTCGAAGGAAAAGTCAACTAGATCATGAGCCGAAGCGCATTAGAGCTGAAACAAGAACCAATTGTAAAGTTCGGATGATTGTTTCATTTGACCGAGTGGCCAATTTTTTTGAAGTCACCGAAGTTGATTTGGAACACAATCACCTCCTTCAATTGCCGCAAACCTGTTACTTGTTGGCATCACAAAGGAAGATTTCAGATGTGCAAGCTTTAGACATAGAAACAGCCGATGATTCTGGAATTATGCCAAAAGCATCACATGAGTTTGCATGTCGTCTAGTTGGTGGGAAGTTCAATGTTGGTTACACTTTGACTGACCAGAAGAATCATCTGCGAACCAAGCGGTAGCGGGAGATGGCTTATGGACAGGCCGGTAGTATGTTGAAGTTCTTTCGTGACAAGATAGGTGAGAATCCATCATTCCAATATCATTTGCAGTTGGATTGTGAGGAGCATATAGCCAACATATTCTGGGTTGATGCTAAAATGCTACTTGACTATGCACACTTTGGTGATGTTGTCACTTTTGACACTACATTTGGCACGAACAAAGAGTATAGGCCATTTGGTATTTTTCTTGGGCTCAATCAGTTTAGAGAAACAAGCATTTTTGGTGCTGCATTGATGTTTGATGAAACACGCGACTCATTTATATGGCTCTTTGAGACATTTCTAGCCGCACACAATGGAAGGCAGCCTAGAACTATCTATACCGATCAAGATGCAGCAATGGGAGGAGCCATAGAGAGGGTCTTCACAGAATCATATCATGGACTGTGTACATTTCATATCATGGAAAATGTTGTCAAACATTTAACTCAAGTGGGAGTGGAGGATGAAGTGAAAGAAAAATGGGCACAATGTTATATGAGAGATGTCTTTAGCTTGGGAGTGAGAAGTACACAATTAAGTGAGAGCTTCAACAATTCGTTGAAAAATCATTTGAAATCAGATTTTCATATTCTTCGGTTCTTGATGCATTTTGAGAGGACGGTGGAAGTAAAAAGAACAAAGGAATTGCAATCTGAATTCAATGCAAGAAAATATATACCAAGAATTAAGATGTTCACTCCTATGTTGGTGGAAGCAAGCAAAGTTTGCATGGTGATTTAGAGTTTGAGGAGGAGCGCATAGTGATAGGTGATCCTTTGACCAAAACGGTTTCATGTAGTTGTGGAATGTTCAATAGGACGGGGATATTGTGTGGAATGTTCAATAGGACGGGGATATTGTGTGGAAAGATTTATATATGTATCATATAAAGTTTAAAACTGTGAAGTTTCAGAGCAAAACCGTGAACTTTCAGAGCAAAACCGTGAAGTTTCAGAGCAAAACTGTGAAGTTTTAGAGCATCTGGGCTGAAAACTGTGAAGTGAATGTTGTTTTTGTCTTAAACTACTGCTGTACGTTGGATGGTGGTTGGACGTTGGATTTGAGACCGCTGGGTACACGGTGACATGCAAACGGATGGTGGTTGGACGTTGGATTTGAGACCGCTGGGTACACGGTGACATGCCGTTTGCATGTCACCCGATCCCTGTCCGGTGTTGTTCCTGACTGCGGCGGAGTGAATGCGGTGGGTGGAATGGCAAGGGGGGGATCGATGCGGCGGGCGGCACTCGCTCCCTTCCGATCAATTAATGGGGGCGTTCCGTTCCTTGCACTCACGTATACTATCTGCCCGCCCAACGCAAACTCGATCAGTACTACGACATGAACGCTTTGCTTTTCAGGCGTGGTGTCCAGCTTCGATCGCAACCATCCAAAACGGATAAACCGCGTTAGTTTAAAAAAAAACGAATAAACCGTTAAGGGTTGATGCAGCTTAACGCCGGGCTGGCCACCCAGATGTTGTTGAGCCTGTTCCGGGTGAAAGGCATTGTCCATTGGGGCATTGCCGGCAACGCGAACGAGGACCTCCAGATCGGCGACGTCACCATCCCCGAGTACTGGGCCCACCTCTCCCTCTGGAACTGGCAGCGCTACGGCGACGGGAAGGAGAACGAGCTGCCGCTGGAGGCCGCCGGTGACTACACGCGGGAGTACGGCTTCCTCAACTTCTCCGACTACACCGTCGGGCAAGGTAACCCGGCCTTGTCGGCGAACGAGCTCAACAACATCTGGTAccagccggaggagatcttcccgGCGTCGGGCGTTCCCGAGGAGCGGCAGCACGCGTTCTGGGTCCGTGCCAGCAAGCGCTACTACGCGTTGGCGGCGAAGCTGGAGGGGATGGAGCTGCCGGCGTGCGTGAACGGGACGACGACGTGCCTTCCCCGCCCGCCGCGGGTAGTGCGGGTCAGCAGGGGGTGCAGCGGCAACGTGTTCCTGGACAACGCCCGGTACCGCCAGTTCCTGCGCACCAAGTTCGAGTGCACGCCCATCGAGATGGAGAGCGCCGCGGTCGCGCTTGTCGCGTACCAGCAGGGTGTCCCGTTCCTCACCATCCGCTCGCTGTCGGATCTGGCCGGGGGTGGATCAGCTCTTGGGAACGAGGCCAGCACGTTCATCAGCATCGCCGCTCAGAATGCCGTGGACGTCATGCTCAAATTTGTGCCGCTGCTAAAGGAGCAATAGGACGGTGGCTAGCCAGCAGCTGCAGATCCGTGCACATGCACAACGGACCATTGTTTTACACCTCTCTTTTTTCCCCTCTGTAGTACTTCCTCTGTTTAATCATTCTTTATTGTGGTTatagtttaaatttgaactaaaaccactatGAGAATTGTGGAAACAGAGGAAGTAGATATATAGTTTTGTACCACTTGCGTGCCTTGCGTGTTCAGCTTGCCCTTGCTGATTTCAGAGTTGCAAGTTGCTAAACACACGATTTGCCGAGAAATAAATCAATAATTGGATGTGATACAGGTTAGGTGAAATTTCATATGTgcgcgttttttttttttttttgcatttataGATGTGTAATACAATAGAATGGACTAGTATTAAAGATCAAGATTCTTCCCTCTTTTTCTTCCCTCTTCAGTACTTCCTTTCTTCCATAATTTTTGTTATGGTTTTAGTCAAAGATGAACCGAGGGAGTAGATATGTAGTTCTGTACCACTTGTATGTCGTGCTCGTCCAACTTTCCCTAGTTGATTTCAAAGTTTCGGGTTGGTGATCGCAGAAGTTGCAGAGAAATAAATTAATAATTGGATGTGATACTCCCTCCTGTTCATATTACtcacactaatatagatgtatctagacacatttttattgtagatacattcattttagtggcaaataatatggatcggagggagtacaagttaAGGAAACTTTCATATGTATGTAGTCATGATGGAGCCGTTAGAGGTCTCTGGAAACGCAGACGGCGGTGCCTTCGTGGTGGTGAAGCCGCCCATCCAGGCAAGTTCTAGAGTTCTTCATCCGGGGAAGACGACGATGCCCACCTGTTGAGGTCCTCGTCATGTTCTCCTTCATCGAAGGTTAGGGTGTTTCTTGCCCGTCATCAATGTAAGTCAAACATTTAAAAAAATATGCTCTCGCATAGGCATGCTACTTTGGTTATGTCCCTTTGTcctgacactagtagaaaaagagccaCTAGTCCCAGTTGGGAATGCGCTCTATGAAATCCGGACTAAAGGCCTCCACATGTCGAGTGCGGGGCCGAGAACTAGATGATCTTTATTTTGTGTTTTCCATTTTCATTTTGTGTTTACAATTTAACTTTTTTCATTTTGTGTTTCaattattttttatttaaaataagttTTCGTATACTTATTCTATGCTACTACATATTGTACACGTTGATGCATATataatactacctctgtctacaaaaggatgtcttagatttgtctaaatttggatgtatgtagacactatttagtgtatatatacattcgaatttagataaatctaagatatccttttatggacggagggagtataatttatCTTACaagcatacatatatatatatatatggtataTTATCTATTTAATTACATGCGGATCATTAAATTACATGGAGGAATTAGCGCAATGGTATTCTCCGGTTGCAGTTCTGACCTCCGTAAGCAAAATTCCCatcaattcctcttgaattgctagtACGCGGCCCTTTGGTAGAATCTTGTCCGGTAACTTTTCGGTCTTCAAAGAAGGAGATCaatatgaatatatgagttgtgtgtatatatatcaaatcaaatcatcatatatatctcaacacatatgatggtaataaaataaaattgtGAATATTGTTTACATACTTGAAGTTGTTTTAGATCTCTGCACCGCTCACTAATCGTCA contains:
- the LOC124663896 gene encoding bark storage protein A-like, with translation MQLNAGLATQMLLSLFRVKGIVHWGIAGNANEDLQIGDVTIPEYWAHLSLWNWQRYGDGKENELPLEAAGDYTREYGFLNFSDYTVGQGNPALSANELNNIWYQPEEIFPASGVPEERQHAFWVRASKRYYALAAKLEGMELPACVNGTTTCLPRPPRVVRVSRGCSGNVFLDNARYRQFLRTKFECTPIEMESAAVALVAYQQGVPFLTIRSLSDLAGGGSALGNEASTFISIAAQNAVDVMLKFVPLLKEQ